One Mycobacterium marseillense DNA window includes the following coding sequences:
- a CDS encoding TIGR02234 family membrane protein, which yields MAEARPKRRRLDARWLIRIAQVTLVVAAGALWVASRLPWVVIRSFDGLGPPKEVTLSGGAWSTALLPLAMLLLAAAVAAIAVRGWLLRALAGLLALASLAVGYLGISLWALPDVAVRGAELAHVSVMSLVGSERRYWGAGVTVTAAAFALIAAVLLLRSASDPGSARSSAMKYTTPATRRSIARRNDADGAMLEGRQTPEMSERMIWDALDEGRDPTDAPSESDTEGR from the coding sequence ATGGCTGAGGCCCGCCCAAAGCGCCGCCGGCTCGACGCCCGGTGGCTGATCCGGATCGCCCAGGTAACGCTCGTGGTGGCCGCGGGCGCGCTGTGGGTGGCCTCGCGCCTGCCCTGGGTCGTGATCCGGTCGTTCGACGGGCTCGGGCCGCCCAAGGAAGTGACGCTGTCCGGCGGGGCGTGGTCGACGGCGCTGCTGCCGTTGGCGATGCTCCTGCTGGCCGCGGCCGTCGCCGCCATCGCCGTGCGCGGTTGGCTGCTGCGCGCGCTGGCGGGGCTGTTGGCGCTGGCCAGCCTGGCGGTCGGTTACCTGGGCATCAGCCTGTGGGCGCTGCCCGACGTGGCGGTGCGCGGCGCCGAGCTGGCGCACGTCTCGGTGATGTCGCTGGTCGGAAGCGAGCGGCGGTACTGGGGCGCCGGGGTCACGGTGACCGCCGCGGCGTTCGCCCTGATCGCGGCCGTCCTGCTGCTGCGATCGGCGTCGGACCCGGGGTCGGCCCGATCCAGCGCCATGAAGTACACGACGCCGGCGACGCGCCGCTCGATTGCGCGACGCAACGACGCCGACGGGGCGATGCTGGAGGGGCGACAGACGCCGGAAATGTCGGAGCGGATGATCTGGGACGCGCTTGACGAGGGGCGCGACCCGACCGATGCGCCGAGCGAGTCTGACACCGAGGGTCGGTGA
- a CDS encoding anthranilate synthase component I: MHAHLAATTSREDFRQLAAEHRVVPVTRKVLADSETPLSAYRKLAANRPGTFLLESAEHGRSWSRWSFIGAGAPSALTVRDGAATWLGVVPRDAPTGGDPLRALRATLELLATGPLSGLPPLSGGMVGFFAYDLVRRLERLPELAADDLGLPDMLLLLATDVAAVDHHEGTITLIANAVNWNGTDERVDEAYDDAVARLDVMTAALSQPLSSTVATFDRPEPRYRAQRSVEEYGKIVDYLVEQIAAGEAFQVVPSQRFEMDTDVDPLDVYRMLRVTNPSPYMYLLHVPNDAGGTDFSIVGSSPEALVTVADGVATTHPIAGTRWRGETDEEDQLLEKELLADEKERAEHLMLVDLGRNDLGRVCAPGTVRVEDYSHIERYSHVMHLVSTVTGLLGEGRTALDAVTACFPAGTLSGAPKVRAMELIEEVEKTRRGLYGGVVGYLDFAGNADFAIAIRTALMRAGTAYVQSGGGVVADSNGPYEYTEATNKARAVLSAIAAAETLTEPGARRDG; the protein is encoded by the coding sequence GTGCACGCCCACCTCGCCGCGACGACCTCACGAGAGGATTTCCGCCAGCTGGCCGCCGAGCACCGTGTGGTCCCGGTGACCCGCAAGGTGTTGGCCGACAGTGAGACGCCGCTGTCGGCCTACCGCAAACTCGCCGCCAACCGCCCGGGCACTTTTCTGCTGGAGTCGGCCGAGCACGGTCGTTCCTGGTCGCGGTGGTCGTTCATCGGCGCCGGGGCGCCCTCGGCGTTGACCGTGCGCGACGGCGCCGCGACCTGGCTCGGCGTGGTGCCGCGGGACGCACCGACCGGCGGCGACCCGCTGCGGGCCCTACGGGCCACGCTCGAGCTGCTGGCCACCGGGCCGCTCTCGGGCTTGCCGCCGCTGTCGGGCGGCATGGTCGGCTTCTTCGCCTACGACCTGGTGCGGCGCCTGGAACGGCTGCCCGAGCTGGCCGCCGACGACCTGGGTCTGCCGGACATGCTGTTGCTGTTGGCCACCGACGTGGCGGCGGTGGATCACCACGAGGGCACCATCACGCTGATCGCCAACGCCGTGAACTGGAATGGGACCGACGAGCGGGTGGACGAGGCCTACGACGACGCGGTCGCCCGGTTGGACGTGATGACCGCGGCGCTGAGCCAGCCGCTGTCGTCGACCGTCGCCACGTTCGACCGGCCCGAGCCGCGCTACCGCGCGCAGCGCAGCGTCGAGGAATACGGGAAGATCGTCGACTATCTCGTCGAGCAGATCGCCGCGGGGGAGGCCTTTCAGGTGGTGCCCTCGCAGCGGTTCGAAATGGACACCGACGTCGACCCGCTCGACGTGTACCGGATGCTGCGGGTGACCAACCCGAGCCCCTACATGTATCTGCTGCACGTGCCGAATGACGCTGGGGGAACGGACTTTTCGATCGTCGGCTCCAGCCCGGAGGCGCTCGTCACCGTGGCCGACGGCGTCGCCACCACGCATCCGATCGCCGGGACCCGCTGGCGAGGGGAGACCGACGAAGAGGATCAGCTGCTGGAGAAGGAGTTGCTGGCCGACGAGAAGGAACGCGCCGAGCATCTGATGCTGGTCGATCTGGGCCGCAACGATCTCGGCCGGGTGTGCGCGCCGGGCACCGTCCGCGTCGAGGACTACAGCCACATCGAACGCTATAGCCACGTCATGCATCTGGTGTCGACGGTGACCGGGCTGCTCGGCGAGGGCCGGACCGCCCTGGACGCGGTCACGGCCTGCTTCCCCGCCGGCACGCTGTCGGGCGCGCCGAAGGTGCGGGCCATGGAGTTGATCGAAGAGGTGGAAAAGACGCGCCGCGGCCTGTACGGCGGCGTGGTCGGCTACCTCGACTTCGCCGGCAACGCCGACTTCGCGATCGCCATCCGCACCGCGTTGATGCGCGCGGGCACCGCCTACGTGCAGTCCGGGGGCGGGGTCGTGGCGGACTCCAACGGCCCCTATGAGTACACCGAGGCGACCAACAAGGCGCGCGCGGTGCTCAGCGCGATCGCCGCGGCCGAGACGCTGACCGAGCCGGGTGCACGCCGCGATGGCTGA
- a CDS encoding peroxiredoxin produces MKTGETVADFELPDQTDTPRKLSELLSSGPVVLFFYPAAMTPGCTKEACHFRDLASEFAAVGANRVGISADPVQKQAKFADLRNFDYPLLSDTDGTVAAQFGVKRGLLGKLMPVKRTTFVIDTDRTVLEVISSEFNMDTHADKALAMLRARS; encoded by the coding sequence ATGAAAACTGGTGAGACCGTCGCCGACTTCGAACTGCCCGATCAGACGGACACGCCGCGCAAGCTCAGCGAACTGCTGTCCAGCGGGCCCGTCGTCCTGTTCTTCTACCCGGCGGCGATGACGCCCGGCTGCACCAAGGAGGCGTGCCACTTCCGCGACCTGGCCTCCGAATTCGCCGCGGTCGGGGCCAACCGGGTGGGGATCAGCGCCGATCCGGTGCAAAAGCAGGCCAAGTTCGCCGACCTGCGCAACTTCGACTACCCGCTGCTGTCGGACACCGACGGCACCGTCGCCGCGCAGTTCGGCGTCAAACGCGGCCTGCTGGGCAAGCTGATGCCGGTCAAGCGCACCACGTTCGTCATCGACACCGACCGGACGGTGCTCGAGGTGATCTCCAGCGAGTTCAACATGGACACCCACGCGGACAAGGCGCTGGCGATGCTGCGCGCCCGGTCCTAG
- a CDS encoding calcium:proton antiporter: MSKWLSRDVLSWNVVVPVLAVVVLAGIWGEKLGPVLVAVAALFLVGAVVAAVHHAEVVAHRVGEPFGSLILAAAVTIIEVALIVALMTSGGNEAATLARDTAFAALMITTNGIAGLSLLLGSRRYGVTLFNAEGAGAALATVTTVATLSLVLPAFTTGHPGREFTRSQLAFTAIATLFVYLLFVFTQTVRHRDFFLPIAQRGQKKRAFEDESHADPPTRRQALSSLVLLLCALVAVVGLAEEESPAVEHAVMVAGLPQSFVGVIIAALVLLPETLAAARAARKGRIQTSLNLAYGSAMASIGLTIPVIALASVWLKGPLVLGLGSVQLVLLALTVVISVLTVVPGRATRLQGEVHLVLLAAYVFLSISP; this comes from the coding sequence ATGTCGAAATGGTTGTCCCGGGACGTCTTGTCCTGGAACGTGGTCGTTCCGGTTCTTGCTGTCGTGGTGCTGGCGGGGATCTGGGGCGAGAAGCTGGGACCGGTCCTGGTCGCGGTGGCCGCGCTGTTTCTCGTCGGCGCCGTGGTCGCCGCGGTGCATCACGCGGAGGTGGTCGCCCACCGGGTCGGCGAGCCGTTCGGGTCGCTGATCCTCGCGGCCGCGGTCACCATCATCGAGGTGGCGCTCATCGTCGCCCTGATGACGTCCGGCGGCAACGAGGCCGCGACGCTGGCCCGCGACACCGCATTCGCCGCGCTGATGATCACCACCAACGGGATCGCCGGGTTGTCGCTGCTGCTCGGCTCCCGGCGCTACGGCGTGACGCTGTTCAACGCCGAGGGCGCGGGGGCCGCGCTGGCCACGGTCACCACAGTGGCCACGTTGAGCCTGGTACTGCCCGCCTTCACCACCGGCCATCCGGGCAGGGAGTTCACCCGCAGCCAGCTCGCCTTCACCGCGATCGCCACGCTCTTCGTGTACCTGCTGTTCGTGTTCACCCAGACCGTCCGGCACCGCGACTTCTTTCTCCCGATCGCGCAGAGAGGCCAGAAGAAGCGTGCGTTCGAGGACGAGAGTCACGCGGATCCACCCACCAGGCGGCAGGCGCTGAGCAGCCTGGTGCTGCTGCTCTGCGCGCTGGTGGCGGTGGTCGGTCTGGCCGAGGAGGAGTCGCCTGCCGTCGAACACGCGGTGATGGTGGCGGGCTTGCCGCAGTCGTTCGTGGGTGTGATCATCGCGGCGCTGGTGCTGCTACCCGAGACCCTCGCCGCGGCGCGGGCTGCGCGAAAGGGCCGCATCCAGACCAGCCTGAACCTGGCGTACGGCTCGGCGATGGCCAGCATCGGCCTGACCATCCCGGTGATCGCGCTGGCGTCGGTTTGGCTCAAGGGGCCGCTGGTGCTCGGCCTCGGCTCCGTCCAGCTGGTGCTGCTCGCGCTGACCGTGGTGATCAGCGTGCTCACCGTCGTGCCCGGGCGGGCCACCCGGTTGCAGGGCGAGGTGCACCTGGTGCTGTTGGCGGCCTACGTCTTTTTGTCGATCAGCCCATGA
- the hisI gene encoding phosphoribosyl-AMP cyclohydrolase, whose amino-acid sequence MTLDPQIAARLKRNADGLIAAVVQERSSGDVLMVAWMDDAALARTLETREATYYSRSRREQWVKGATSGHTQYVHSVRLDCDGDTVLLTVDQVGGACHTGDHSCFDADALLQPER is encoded by the coding sequence ATGACGCTGGACCCGCAGATCGCCGCCCGCCTCAAGCGCAACGCCGATGGCCTGATCGCCGCCGTCGTGCAGGAGCGCAGCAGCGGCGACGTGCTCATGGTCGCCTGGATGGACGACGCGGCCCTGGCCCGGACCCTGGAAACCCGTGAGGCGACCTACTATTCGCGGTCGCGTCGCGAACAGTGGGTGAAAGGCGCGACCTCCGGCCACACCCAATACGTCCACTCGGTGCGATTGGACTGCGACGGGGACACCGTGCTGCTGACGGTCGACCAGGTCGGCGGCGCCTGCCACACCGGCGATCACAGCTGCTTCGACGCCGACGCGCTGTTGCAACCGGAGCGCTAA
- the hisF gene encoding imidazole glycerol phosphate synthase subunit HisF: MHANHSGLAVRVIPCLDVDGGRVVKGVNFENLRDAGDPVELAAAYDAEGADELTFLDVTASSSGRTTMLDVVRRTAEQVFIPLTVGGGVRTVADVDVLLRAGADKVSINTAAIARPELLAEMARQFGSQCIVLSVDARTVPSGSVPTPSGWEVTTHGGRRGTGLDAVEWASRGADLGVGEILLNSMDADGTKAGFDLEMLQAVRSAVTVPVIASGGAGAAEHFAPAIEAGADAVLAASVFHFRELTIGQVKAAMAAEGITVR; the protein is encoded by the coding sequence ATGCACGCCAACCACAGCGGCCTCGCGGTCCGGGTGATCCCGTGCCTGGACGTCGACGGCGGGCGGGTGGTCAAGGGGGTCAATTTCGAAAATCTCCGGGACGCAGGCGATCCCGTGGAACTCGCCGCCGCCTATGATGCCGAAGGCGCCGATGAGCTCACCTTCCTCGACGTGACCGCGTCATCGTCGGGAAGGACCACCATGCTCGACGTGGTGCGGCGCACCGCCGAGCAGGTCTTCATCCCGCTGACCGTCGGCGGCGGGGTGCGCACCGTGGCCGACGTCGACGTGTTGCTGCGTGCCGGAGCGGACAAGGTCTCGATCAACACCGCCGCGATCGCCCGGCCTGAGCTGCTGGCCGAGATGGCGCGGCAGTTCGGATCCCAATGCATCGTGCTGTCCGTCGATGCCCGCACCGTGCCGTCGGGTTCGGTGCCGACCCCGTCGGGCTGGGAGGTCACCACCCACGGCGGGCGCCGCGGCACCGGACTCGACGCCGTCGAATGGGCCTCTCGCGGCGCCGATTTGGGGGTGGGGGAGATCCTGCTGAACTCGATGGACGCCGATGGCACCAAGGCGGGGTTCGACCTGGAGATGCTGCAGGCGGTGCGCTCGGCGGTCACCGTGCCCGTCATCGCCAGCGGCGGCGCCGGGGCGGCCGAACACTTCGCGCCCGCGATCGAGGCCGGTGCCGACGCGGTGTTGGCGGCCAGCGTTTTCCACTTCCGGGAGCTGACCATCGGTCAGGTGAAGGCCGCCATGGCGGCCGAGGGGATCACCGTCCGATGA
- a CDS encoding inositol monophosphatase family protein: MDVDALVETASAILDDATDPFLAGHRADSAVRKKGNDFATEVDLAIERQVVAALVDATGIGVHGEEFGGSDVDSPWVWVLDPVDGTFNYAAGSPMAGILLGLLHHGDPVAGLTWLPFMDQRYTAVSGGPLRKNGVAQPRLAAIDLADALVGAGSFSADARGRFPGRYRIAVLENLSRVSSRLRMHGSTGIDLAFVADGILGAAISFGGHVWDHAAGVALVRAAGGVVTDLAGEPWSPASDSALAAGPAAHAEILDLLRSTGRPEDY, encoded by the coding sequence ATGGACGTGGACGCGTTGGTCGAGACGGCATCGGCGATCCTCGACGACGCTACGGATCCGTTCCTCGCCGGTCACCGCGCCGACTCCGCGGTGCGCAAGAAAGGCAACGACTTCGCCACCGAGGTCGACCTCGCGATCGAGCGTCAGGTGGTGGCAGCGCTGGTGGACGCGACCGGAATCGGCGTCCACGGCGAGGAATTCGGCGGCTCGGACGTCGACTCACCCTGGGTCTGGGTGCTCGATCCCGTCGACGGCACTTTCAACTACGCGGCTGGATCACCGATGGCCGGGATCCTGCTCGGCCTGCTGCACCACGGCGACCCCGTCGCCGGACTGACCTGGTTGCCGTTCATGGACCAGCGCTACACCGCGGTGTCGGGCGGACCGTTGCGCAAGAACGGGGTCGCACAGCCGCGGCTGGCGGCGATCGATCTGGCCGACGCCCTCGTCGGCGCCGGGTCGTTCAGTGCCGATGCCCGGGGCCGCTTTCCGGGGCGCTACCGGATCGCGGTGCTGGAGAATCTCAGCCGGGTCTCGTCGCGGTTACGTATGCACGGGTCCACCGGCATCGACCTCGCCTTCGTCGCCGACGGAATCCTCGGTGCGGCAATCAGTTTCGGCGGACACGTGTGGGATCACGCCGCCGGGGTCGCATTGGTGCGGGCCGCCGGTGGCGTCGTCACCGACCTGGCCGGCGAGCCCTGGAGCCCCGCGTCGGACTCCGCGCTGGCGGCGGGCCCCGCCGCGCACGCCGAGATCCTCGACCTGTTGCGCAGCACCGGCCGACCGGAGGACTACTGA
- the priA gene encoding bifunctional 1-(5-phosphoribosyl)-5-((5-phosphoribosylamino)methylideneamino)imidazole-4-carboxamide isomerase/phosphoribosylanthranilate isomerase PriA, whose translation MLILLPAVDVVDGRAVRLVQGKAGSETEYGSALDAALAWQRDGAEWIHLVDLDAAFGRGSNRELLAEVVGKLDVQVELSGGIRDDDSLAAALATGCARVNLGTAALENPEWCARAIGEHGDKVAVGLDVQIDQTHPAGTHRLRGRGWETDGGDLWEVLERLDSEGCSRFVVTDVTKDGTLGGPNLDLLGAVADRTEVPVIASGGVSSLDDLRAIATLTGRGVEGAIVGKALYAGRFTLPQALAAVGG comes from the coding sequence GTGTTGATCTTGTTGCCCGCGGTCGACGTGGTCGACGGCCGTGCCGTGCGCCTGGTGCAGGGCAAGGCGGGCAGTGAAACCGAGTACGGCTCGGCGCTGGACGCCGCGCTGGCCTGGCAACGCGACGGCGCCGAATGGATCCATCTGGTCGATCTGGACGCGGCGTTCGGACGCGGGTCCAACCGCGAACTGCTCGCCGAGGTGGTCGGCAAGCTCGACGTGCAGGTGGAACTGTCCGGCGGGATCCGCGACGACGATTCGCTGGCAGCGGCCCTGGCCACCGGCTGCGCCCGGGTGAACCTGGGCACGGCGGCCTTGGAGAACCCGGAGTGGTGCGCGCGGGCGATCGGCGAGCACGGTGACAAGGTCGCCGTCGGACTCGACGTCCAGATCGACCAAACCCATCCGGCCGGCACGCACCGGCTGCGGGGGCGTGGCTGGGAAACCGACGGCGGCGACCTGTGGGAGGTGCTGGAACGCCTTGACAGCGAAGGGTGTTCGCGGTTCGTGGTCACCGACGTCACCAAGGACGGCACGCTGGGCGGCCCCAACCTGGACCTGCTAGGGGCCGTCGCCGACCGCACCGAGGTCCCGGTGATCGCGTCGGGCGGGGTGTCCAGCCTGGACGACCTGCGCGCTATCGCCACCCTCACCGGCCGCGGCGTCGAGGGAGCCATCGTCGGCAAGGCCCTCTACGCCGGGCGATTCACGCTGCCGCAGGCGCTGGCCGCGGTCGGAGGGTAA
- the hisH gene encoding imidazole glycerol phosphate synthase subunit HisH, with protein sequence MTKKSVVVLDYGSGNLRSAQRALERVGASVEVTADAGAAGAADGLVVPGVGAYEACMTGLRRINGDRIIADRVAAGRPVLGVCVGMQILFARGVEFSVETEGCGQWPGYVTRLQAPVIPHMGWNVVTSGPGSVLFKGLDAETRFYFVHSYAAQQWEGSPEAVLTWATHEGPFLAAVEEGPLSATQFHPEKSGDAGAAVLSNWVHGL encoded by the coding sequence GTGACAAAGAAATCGGTCGTTGTCCTTGATTACGGCTCGGGCAACCTGCGGTCGGCTCAGCGCGCGCTGGAACGGGTCGGTGCGTCGGTCGAGGTGACCGCCGACGCCGGCGCCGCGGGCGCGGCCGACGGCCTGGTGGTGCCCGGCGTCGGCGCCTACGAGGCGTGCATGACGGGGCTGCGCAGGATCAACGGGGACCGCATCATCGCCGATCGGGTCGCCGCCGGGCGCCCGGTGCTGGGCGTGTGCGTCGGGATGCAGATCCTGTTCGCCCGCGGCGTCGAATTCAGCGTGGAAACCGAAGGATGCGGGCAGTGGCCGGGATACGTGACGCGGCTGCAGGCGCCGGTGATCCCGCACATGGGCTGGAACGTCGTGACTTCCGGGCCCGGCAGCGTCCTGTTCAAGGGGCTCGACGCCGAGACCCGGTTCTACTTCGTGCACTCCTACGCCGCGCAACAGTGGGAGGGGTCGCCCGAGGCGGTGCTGACCTGGGCCACCCACGAAGGGCCGTTCTTGGCTGCGGTCGAGGAAGGTCCGTTGTCGGCCACCCAGTTTCACCCGGAGAAAAGCGGAGACGCCGGCGCGGCCGTGTTGAGCAATTGGGTCCACGGATTGTGA
- the hisB gene encoding imidazoleglycerol-phosphate dehydratase HisB: MTATHTGQAARRARIERRTKESDIVIELDLDGTGQVDVDTGVPFYDHMLTALGSHASFDLTVRTKGDVEIEGHHTIEDTAIALGQALGQALGDKRGIRRFGDAFIPMDETLAHAAVDVSGRPYCVHSGEPDHLQHTTIAGNSVPYHTVINRHVFESLAANARIALHVRVLYGRDPHHITEAEYKAVARALRQAVEPDPRVSGVPSTKGVL, from the coding sequence ATGACCGCCACCCACACCGGACAAGCCGCCCGTCGCGCGCGCATCGAGCGTCGCACCAAGGAATCCGACATCGTCATCGAACTCGACCTCGACGGCACCGGCCAGGTCGACGTCGACACCGGGGTGCCGTTCTACGACCACATGCTCACCGCGCTGGGCAGTCACGCCAGCTTCGATTTGACCGTGCGCACCAAGGGCGACGTCGAGATCGAGGGCCATCACACCATCGAGGACACCGCGATCGCCCTGGGGCAGGCGCTCGGCCAGGCCCTGGGTGACAAGAGGGGCATCCGCCGGTTCGGGGACGCCTTCATCCCGATGGACGAGACGCTGGCCCACGCGGCGGTCGACGTGTCCGGCCGGCCCTACTGTGTGCACAGCGGCGAGCCGGATCACCTGCAGCACACCACCATTGCCGGCAATTCGGTGCCGTACCACACCGTCATCAACCGGCACGTGTTCGAGTCGCTGGCCGCCAACGCCCGCATCGCGCTGCACGTGCGCGTCTTGTACGGGCGCGACCCGCACCACATCACCGAGGCGGAGTACAAGGCCGTGGCCCGCGCGTTGCGCCAGGCGGTCGAGCCAGATCCCCGGGTGTCGGGCGTGCCGTCCACCAAAGGTGTTCTGTGA
- a CDS encoding histidinol-phosphate transaminase: MTGPQQPTLDDLPLREDLRGKSPYGAPQLAVPVRLNTNENPHPPSKALVDDVVRSVADTAGDLHRYPDRDAVALRTDLAEYLSAQTGVRLGVENLWAANGSNEILQQLLQAFGGPGRTAIGFVPSYSMHPIISDGTRTEWLQAARADDFSLDVEAAVAAITDRQPDVVFVASPNNPSGQSVSLPDLRRLLDAVPGILIVDEAYGEFSSEPSAVALVREYPTKLIVSRTMSKAFAFAGGRLGYLIATPAVIDAMLLVRLPYHLSSVTQAAAGAALRHADDTLGSVATLIAERERVSTELTRLGFRVIPSDANFVLFGEFADAPATWQRYLDAGVLIRDVGIRGYLRATTGLAEENDAFLRASARIAATELAPVNVGAP, from the coding sequence ATGACCGGGCCGCAGCAACCGACACTGGACGACCTGCCGCTGCGCGAGGACCTGCGCGGCAAGTCGCCTTATGGCGCACCGCAATTGGCGGTGCCGGTGCGGCTGAACACCAACGAGAACCCGCACCCGCCCAGCAAGGCGCTGGTGGACGACGTGGTGCGCTCGGTCGCCGACACCGCTGGCGACCTGCACCGCTATCCGGACCGCGACGCGGTCGCGTTGCGGACCGACCTGGCCGAGTACCTGAGCGCCCAAACCGGGGTTCGACTGGGTGTTGAAAACCTCTGGGCGGCAAACGGTTCCAACGAGATCCTGCAGCAACTGCTGCAGGCGTTCGGCGGCCCGGGGCGCACGGCGATCGGGTTCGTCCCCTCCTACTCGATGCACCCGATCATCTCCGACGGCACCCGCACCGAATGGTTGCAGGCCGCCCGGGCCGACGACTTCAGCCTGGACGTCGAGGCCGCGGTGGCCGCCATCACCGACCGTCAACCCGATGTGGTGTTCGTCGCCAGCCCGAACAACCCGTCCGGACAGAGTGTTTCGCTGCCGGATCTGCGGCGGCTGCTCGACGCGGTGCCGGGCATCCTGATCGTCGACGAGGCCTACGGCGAATTCTCGTCGGAGCCCAGCGCGGTGGCGTTGGTGAGGGAGTATCCGACCAAGCTCATCGTCTCGCGCACCATGAGCAAGGCGTTCGCCTTCGCCGGAGGCCGGCTCGGCTATCTGATCGCCACACCGGCGGTGATCGACGCGATGCTGCTGGTGCGGCTGCCGTATCACCTGTCGTCGGTCACGCAGGCCGCCGCGGGCGCGGCGCTGCGGCACGCCGACGACACGCTGGGCAGCGTCGCGACGCTGATCGCCGAACGGGAGCGCGTCTCAACCGAGTTGACCCGCCTGGGTTTTCGGGTGATCCCCAGCGACGCCAACTTCGTGCTGTTCGGCGAGTTCGCCGACGCGCCCGCCACCTGGCAGCGCTATCTGGACGCCGGCGTGCTGATCCGCGACGTCGGAATCCGCGGCTACCTGCGCGCCACCACCGGCCTGGCCGAGGAGAACGACGCGTTCCTGCGGGCCAGCGCCCGGATCGCCGCCACCGAACTGGCCCCCGTCAACGTAGGAGCGCCATGA
- the hisD gene encoding histidinol dehydrogenase produces the protein MDTVSTTQPSPMARIDLRGAELTAARLRAALPRGGADVEAVLPTVRPIVQAVAERGAEAALEFGASFDGVRPPAVRVPEAALEKALADLDAAVADALRVMIDRTRAVHADQRRTDVTTTLGPGATVTERWVPVERVGLYVPGGNAVYPSSVVMNVVPAQAAGVASLVVASPPQAQFDGLPHPTILAAARLLGVDEVWAVGGAQAVALLAYGGTDLDGAELAPVDMITGPGNIYVTAAKRLCRSRVGIDAEAGPTEIAILADNTADPAHVAADMISQAEHDEMAGSVLVTPSADLAAATDRELAAQLQTTVHRERVTAALGGRQSAIILVDDVDAGVKVVNAYAAEHLEIQTADAASVAGQIRAAGAIFVGPYAPVSLGDYCAGSNHVLPTAGCARHSSGLSVQTFLRGIHVVDYTEAALKDVSGHVITLAEAEDLPAHGEAVRRRFER, from the coding sequence ATGGACACCGTGAGCACCACCCAACCGTCGCCGATGGCCCGTATCGACCTGCGGGGCGCGGAATTGACGGCTGCCCGATTGCGGGCGGCGCTGCCGCGCGGCGGCGCCGACGTGGAGGCGGTGCTGCCCACCGTGCGCCCGATTGTGCAGGCCGTCGCGGAGCGCGGCGCCGAAGCCGCCCTGGAATTCGGGGCCTCCTTCGACGGCGTGCGGCCCCCCGCCGTCCGGGTGCCCGAGGCGGCCCTCGAGAAGGCCCTGGCCGACCTGGACGCGGCGGTCGCCGACGCCCTGCGCGTGATGATCGACCGCACCCGCGCCGTGCACGCCGACCAGCGCCGCACCGACGTCACGACGACACTCGGCCCGGGCGCGACGGTCACCGAACGGTGGGTACCGGTCGAGCGGGTGGGCCTGTACGTGCCCGGCGGTAACGCGGTGTACCCGTCCAGCGTGGTGATGAACGTCGTGCCGGCGCAGGCCGCCGGGGTCGCCTCGCTGGTGGTGGCCAGTCCGCCGCAGGCCCAATTCGACGGGCTGCCGCATCCGACGATCCTGGCCGCGGCCCGGCTGCTGGGGGTCGACGAGGTGTGGGCCGTCGGCGGCGCGCAGGCGGTGGCGCTGCTGGCCTACGGCGGCACCGATCTCGACGGCGCCGAGCTGGCGCCCGTCGACATGATCACCGGGCCCGGCAACATCTACGTCACCGCCGCCAAGCGGCTGTGCCGCTCGCGGGTCGGCATCGACGCCGAGGCCGGCCCGACGGAGATCGCGATCCTGGCCGATAACACCGCCGACCCCGCGCACGTGGCTGCCGACATGATCAGCCAGGCCGAACACGACGAGATGGCCGGCAGCGTGCTGGTGACCCCCAGCGCAGATCTGGCCGCGGCCACCGACCGGGAACTGGCCGCCCAGTTGCAGACCACCGTGCACCGCGAGCGGGTGACCGCCGCGCTGGGTGGGCGTCAATCGGCGATCATCCTGGTCGACGACGTCGACGCCGGCGTCAAGGTGGTCAACGCCTACGCCGCCGAACACCTGGAGATCCAGACCGCCGACGCGGCGAGCGTGGCCGGGCAGATACGCGCGGCGGGAGCCATTTTCGTCGGCCCGTACGCGCCGGTGAGCCTCGGGGACTACTGCGCCGGCTCCAATCACGTCCTGCCGACCGCGGGCTGCGCGCGGCATTCCAGCGGCCTGTCCGTACAGACCTTCCTGCGGGGCATCCACGTCGTCGACTACACCGAGGCGGCGCTCAAAGACGTGTCGGGGCACGTGATCACACTCGCCGAGGCCGAGGACCTGCCGGCGCACGGTGAGGCGGTACGGCGGAGGTTCGAGCGATGA